The Seriola aureovittata isolate HTS-2021-v1 ecotype China chromosome 7, ASM2101889v1, whole genome shotgun sequence genome includes the window ATGTCACTGGAGGCCTCGGAGGTGCTTCGGCCTCGCTTCGGCGGGGGCCAGGAGGATTCTGGGTGCAGGAACTGGCCGCTGTAGTCACTGCTCTCGGACAGGCGGGGGTGGTAGAGAGCAGGGTGAGGGCGGTACATCTCTTCCTCGGCGTAACGCTTCATAAACAGATAGACTGACATCACCCCGGCCCCCTGAGAAGAGTGAGTGAAAAAAGATGGCAGTGAGAGATGAGGGGAGATAAGATGCGGCAGGGAGAGAGGCTTTTAGTTacataaataaactgaattcagagacaaaataaaacttcaaagtaACTGTTACAAGTGTTGTCTGGGGAAATTAGATTAAAAGTGACTGATAACAGCGAAGTGAAAAGGGATGTACAAAGTAGAAAGGTGTGCGTACTTTCATCTGCAGAGGATTCAAGGTGGAATGAGTTGTTTAAgctaaaatagatttaaaggcaaaagaggaaaacaacagtgtgGAGGAAAGATGGGAGGAgtgcagaggaggggaggacgTTAGTTCATGCTGAACTGTCCACTGCACCACATTAAGAGCAATGCAGCTGATGACGGGAAAGAAGCAGAaggagaaggggggaggggggagggagggaaggaggggaagaTGAGCAGAGGATTCACATGAAACTGCATCATGCATGGATGcacacatgaggacacacacagacacacactaacccTGCAGCTTTGCATCATAACCACTGATACCTCACATTATCTCCAGAATACTAATCATCTTACCTGGCTGCACACTCAGCAGCAGTACTCCATTCACGGTGTGTagtatgtgtgtgaaaacagccacataaacacacactatgtcttttttctttcccatatttttctctctaacacacactcacacacgcacatgcacagaGCACAGACTGACCTCTTTGAGTAAGAAGGAAGAGGCAGCGAAGGCGAAGGACCAGCCGTAGTAGTAGTTGAAGAACTGCTCGGGCTCCCTGGGCCGGTTCATCACCTCGTCATTAATGCTGGAGATGTAGAGCACAAGTCCCACCACCAGACTGAGGCCTGCACACAGCACATTAACAATGACAGAGAGTCAGATACAAGGGAAAGCAAGGAGGTCATTATATGGCAATCCAGACAGCTGCACCAGTGTGGTGAGGGtttaagagacagagagggagagatgtgaTGTGGAGTGATCACACCAAGCAATTAGCCTCcaaaatgctaacattaatAAAGAgactggagaaggagaagagagaaagcgTTTACGCATGTATGATAATGACAGATAGAGATAACGATGGATTACTtccacaaatgaaaaacaatgtatAGGTTATTAATGAAAATAGGTTAAAGGGAAGACTTGTTTTatagaagaaataaataaagaaatactttGTATAAGTGTGTTGCTGCCCTTCGCTTCACCAaaatttttaacctttttaatcATAGGTTAACGAGTGGTTAAGTTTAAGAGACAAATCGCTTTGGTtaaggaaagattgtggtttcaGTTAAATGTAGAAAAGTAAACACACTGAGTCTCATGTTTAAATCACTTTCAGCTTCTTCAGAATTTAACCCCAACACCACCATCTTTACCTTAACTAAGCGCTTTGAATGTCTGAGCATTACCATAAATAAGTTTTAAGCAGATGTTGTATTGCAGGGTATTCCAaggtaaaacaaatgaaatttgGATATCCATTTAAACTTAACTAAACGATATTTTGTGCCTTTAAGTTAattgtctcatttttttctttagcaATAAAGATATGTTTAAAAAGAGATTAAAGAGGGTTAAAAGGAAGTACAAATGTGGAAGTGGCTTGACGCAGTTTTGAAGACTATTTAGTAAGAAGCTACATGCAGCTTCCACCAGAATAGGCTTTTCACCCAGAAGCAACACATACAACATTAAACCCCCCTCTTCTTCTAGGAACATTGACATGCTCTATACGCTGCCTCAGAAATGTTAAATGCATGAGATACAACATATGGCCAACACTGAAGAATCAATATTCAAAGAAAGCTGCATGCTGTAAGCAGCGAATATGAGTATTTTTAGCTTTCGCTGCAATATTCAAATGTACCACAGGGCTGTCAAGCGGTTATGTCCTTTACATGAATGGTCGGTTTAAGAGGTTGTGTTGTCGATTTAAAATTGAAAAGCATGGGAAATGCAGAAACCATGCTGCTGTCAATCCTGTGGTGGAAGTACATCTTTATCTAAATAAGTAACAGCTCAAAACTGAGGGAAACACACTTGCACGAGTACACTGAGAGcaaatgaaagaagagaaagtgtgagacaaaagggagaaagattttgaaataaatgaagtgtCTGCAAGTACAAATGCATGTGCAAGatgtctgtggtgtgtttgccagaggaagagaagagagaaactcTGTCTGAGCTTCAACAGCTGTGGCTCCTACTgtgtctttctgctgctgctctgaattGTGTAATATTAACCAGAACACAGCCGACCCAAACTACAATATTTATCAGACCACTGTGTCAGTGATGCCAGCAGAATGGGCTCATATCACTCTATAGTCCACAAAAAACCACCACAGTGGTCCACAGTGACTCAGAACACTGAAAGAATATACTCTGAATGAAGGAGTGAGTAGGAagtgagaggaaggagagtgactggggggggggggacgaaAAAGCAGAGAAATCTGAGAGGCTGCATGAACaagagaggggggaggcagagggaggaggggagtggGTGAGCAGTGTTTCAAGAGAGAGGCTTAGTGCAGCAGAATATCCAACTGCTGAGAAGCAATTTGATACACTTGCCCCTTTATTATCATCCTATTATCAAAATACCTCATAAAGTAAAAGACTGCGACACTTCCAGCACAGGCTATAAACATTATATAACCCCCATTACATAACACCTATTATTCTGCAACACCCTTTATCAGCAAGTCCCTGCTCTGGAGAGTGGGAGCTGTCGTATCAGACTGTGTTTGATGCTCCTCTGAGCTCTGCGGCTCTGCTTCCTTCTCAAAAACGTGTCGAGTGAAACAGCCTTCAGAGAACATGAGCTCCAATTTGGCTCCTGACAGTCTTTACTCCGCACACTGAGCACAAGAAATGGGAGCATTACAGCCACCTGCTGTTCAAGAGGGTTAACTACACTAATGCAGAAATTCCTGCTGAAAAACTGCTGAAGgaaaatttcatgtttttttccacattttttccATTATATTTCACGGAAATCTGAGGAAAGCCTGTTCGTACCAGTGACGTCAATTTTATTCCAGAGTGAGGCAAAGTCAGAGGAGCAGAAAACTCACCTTGCAGGAGTCATGAAGACTAATCTCATCACCTTTCCTGATGACAGTCCACACACCTGCATCATACACTAAAAATAGAGCCATGATGGAGTGTCTCCATGTGTGACACAGGACACACCAGGCAGTGGTAATCAATCACAGAGTGAGGGAGCGGTGACAGCCGGACATGAGTAATGGGGTCCCACCTGAGAGGATAAAGAAGATGCCGGACACAAAGGCCAGGATGGTGCGCTGAGGCCGGATGTGTCCGATGTTACTGATGACGAAGGCCGTGAAGACAAAGAGCAGCGACACCATCGGAAAGGGTGTGGCTGTACGCACCATCTCTGTGGGGAACAGAGAGGTCACAGTGTTAAACAAAGCTGATGGGACGTGTCCTTTAACTGCTGGGAGGGTGAATGATAATGTGTCAGGACATTAATAACCATAAAGTCTTTATATAAGGTATCCACAGTCATGCAGTGATGCACCTCTGAAATAGGGGATGggaaactacattttttttcttacaatagtctttatttctcagtgtttgaCCAAATCTCAACAGGATTCATTCAGAGCGAAGACTCCAAACGCTTTGTAGCCACTGGAAAGAGAGTGATGAtgtaaaatgttacaaagaggctacaaagaaaaacattgaaaagtAGCTGTGCCAGCTGAATTACAGAGAAACATTAAAGAATTCCAGCTTTtcctttattctttattattttttctctatttCAGTTTTGTAGCAAAGGATATTCAGTAGTGCCTGAAGCTATAAAGTGAAATATAACGTACAACCTTGCAACCCTGCATATTATTTACTGTTTGAAAAAGTAATGATAAAATCTCTTGTTCAAATTATTATCACTTACACacaatctaatttatttttatatgccATTTTAATTGAACTCTTGTTTACCCAGGCAAATAACTTCAACACAGTATTTTGTTTATAAGAATCTCCTGGCAAAATTTTCTAACTCACTTTCTTAAAGCAGTTCATCCGATTACTTTTGGAGAAAAAGTAATATTAGCGCAGCAGCAAATGATTAGTTTCACAATTTATTATTGTGTCAATAATTttcacaattaattaattaattgtttattctgagaaacatcagaaaaactgTGATGTGTGCCGTCAAATGTCCTTTCGGTTTTCCCAGAATttaaggtgacgtcttcaaatatcttattttgtccaaccaactgtccaaaacccaaacacattcagtttacgataatatgaaacagagaacagcagcaaaTCCTCCCACTGGAGAAACTGCAACCAGGAATGCTGGCAcggtttctttaaaaaaaaatgactggagACAATTGATCCATTATCAAAAGAGTTGCaggttaattttctgttgattgatgaATCACCTTTCCTCTGAAATTATGATCCAATGTTAGTACCCACGATCAATCAGCAGGGGGACTCTGCGGTTACTCACAGCTACAGCAGAAGATGTGTGATATCACTGAGTATGTTGTTGCATGTTTTACTCACTTAGGatgtttgcagtgttttcagtggtGATCTCTATGTCGGGTTCGGTGAAGTACTCTGATGCAACACATCTCCCATTTTCTGATCCTGTGaggaaacacacataaaataaataaataaataaaaatattaggGTTTGCTTTTAGGATCAAAGTCAGTGATGCgtgaagaaacaaaacaaaaccagaataAAGCATGTGGGTCTCTGCAGTCCTGCTCACAGGTAACGATCATGTTTTGTGACAGCTATGATTTCAGAGGCCAGAAGCTCGCTCGCCCTCTTTTCTCCCCTTcctgctctctcactctgtctacCTCTCTCTGGGTGTTTTACTCCTGTAACGATGtgtacatatgcacacacacatagcagcgCTGTTCAGACTGCGTTGTGTTTTAGTGTCTCAGAATGTGCACACGTATCTATCTTCTACAGTCATCCTTTAATTTTTGAAGACTCAAACATGCCGTTGTATCGTCCTACCAGCCACGAAGCACACTCTCCAGAGGCCTGAATGCAGCGCCATCTTCACCTCCAtgctctggttctgctgcaggaTGATGCCCTCCACCATGATCAGCCAGTAGTCTGTGGACACGGCCAcccccaccagcagcagcccGCAGGCTCCGAACACTGTGGACAGGATGGTCAACGCACGGCTGCTGCACGAACTCATCTGGGGGGCAGAGCGAGGGAGCGAGGGGtgttagaggaggagaggaaatgcaCGTCAAAAACTGAAGAGTCAAAAATGTAGGTAAAATCGGAAAGGGTCATGGATGGGAGGTCATTAGGAGCAGggacacactgagagagagacatgtgATGTGCACTCATGCAAACAGCTACTGGCTATTTTCCTGTCTTGCCTTGTTATTGCTAAAGATGAGTTAGTGACACATCCACTGGCAACCAATCCTGTTAAAGGTCAGAGAGGAGCCACTGCAACAGATGATGACTTCACGGTTAACCACTGAAGTTAGGCAAAGActtgaaaaactgaaagatagatagtaaaaaaaaaaaacatacacatacacacaaagatcAGGGAGGGGGGTAGAGGTCCTGTGTGACTCACACATGGTCTTTCTGTGACTTAGTTCCGGTTGACTGGGAAAGACTTCACTGCAGATCCTTTGAGCACGCTGtctgtatgaatttgtgagtttctgtgcacgtgtttgtgtgtgcatgtgtgtctggtgagtgtgtgtgtgtgtgtgtgtgtgtgtgtgtgtgtgtgtgattgttcagCTACTATAGGCTCTGCTTAATTTGGACCTCTGTTCAGTATCATCAGCTTGACAAGTAATAGAGAGTAAATGCATATGGGAAACACAGAGCCGGGTTGCTGTTTACGGTAATCACCCTCATTTTGTTGCGTTATATAGCACATTATGTGTCACTAAAGGAGGATCATTACTGTAATGGGGCTGACCTGTCATTTCACCTCATAGCTTCCATTGTGAGAAGTTGGTTTCGCTTTCACTTTGATGATTTTCAGATGTTGGAGTCTAAGTATGAGGGCTAACCAAGTGTTTTACTCTGTGTTTCACATGTTATCTCTCGCCAACTGcagattttgttgttgttatgtacATGCTGTGACTTTCACATTGTATCTCACAGACTGTGCTGGTCATTAAAGTTCATTAAAGTCACTACATATGAAATGTGACACAGTAATAACTGGCTGGAAGAACCCAGTTGTGGCCATGAAGCAATGAATGAACCTGCTCAgcaacagatacacacactgcGCTGTCTACAACCTGAACTGGAGACAAGAGGCACTGATATTTGttgcagcaggaaatgtttttcaCCTCTAAGTTGTCCAGTTTGGGTGATTATCtaacagctgcagcttcatccTCCTGTTCACACAGAAGCTGACACGAGTGAAATCAGACATGTTCTTCTGCTGATGTACCGCAGCTGCATCAAGGTTTGAAAAGATGTGTGTTTGAGCTTTGCCTCTGCATATCGCTGTTGTGCTGAGCTGCTCATTTGCATACTTGTGGCCTGCCTATTTGACTTGTCATTCATAAAAGCTTCAGAGTGCTGCAGCTGACCAGATTCACAGGTCAAATATTCAAAAGCACATAATTCACTAACACGTAACCTGATAGACCCTGACCTTCTGTACCATCTTTGcataaagataaaatacatcatttatAGGGTTACCAATTAATTTAACACCAACCATTTATCAGGCACTTAAGAAAGCTTTAACAACAGAAAATGCCAAATGAATGACTAAAACATGAGAACCACTTTactcttcttctgttctttctttgtATGACAAACCTTTGAGTCTTTGAAGAGCTGGGTTATAATAGAAACATTAATTCTAGCGGGGAATAAACTCTTAAAGATTAAGCCTGGCCTCATCTTATCTGGACAGCCACTGCGCGAGACGTGACCGCTATAGAAGTAAGTCGAGTTTCTATGCAGCTGCGGGGATGAATAGAGCTTCTTTTGTGAGCACGGCACAAGAATAATGTATAAGAACAGAGCTGGCTGGTGGTAAAGGGTATGCGTACGAGAAATCCTCAGAGATATGACGCTTGTTAAGGCTGAAAGACGCAGATGAAGCACGGCGAagcagatggacagatggacaaacagagcaaatgaaagctgtaaaatcAGAGAACTGAAATGACAGATCTAAAGCACTTAAGTACATATGTAACTGATGTAATccattttgaccttttcatgctATCATCACATGTATGTTTCTTGTGTAGGTGACGTGTGTGTCGTCAGGTATGGAATGAAAACTAGAAAAATCTATTTCTAAGAAGAGAAAGTACATCTGTTCACAATAACACCCGATTCTAAGAAGTGACTATTATTGGACAAGAAGTGTTAGACACTGACAAGGTGCGAGACAGGGGTTGCAGAGAAGTCACTCACGAGTCATGCAAAGGTCACATATGTATGGTAAGTTGCTATTTGTTCTCTGAAGATTGCATTGATTTTTATATGTGTCACACCAGTTCCATTAATTTTCCATCTTTTGTCTTCTTTAATCAGCGGTTGTGAATCGTGCAGCAGCCCCAGAAGTGGCCATTACTGTTGCTGACACAGGGACTGGAGGACAAGAAGAGAAGACAGGGGTGAGACCAGAGGTTGGCTCAAGAAGCGGCGGGGAAGAGTTTGAGCCAGTGTGAATGAGAGAGTCTGAAGTAGAGTCGCTGTTAAATCAAAAACAACTCACTGAAATGACACATAAGTGAAGGcacagaggggtggggggtaaagagcagggagcagagaggagtgGGACTCAGGGATGAACAATCACACCTTCCAGCAGTTGGAGGATGTGCCAAAGTGGTCAGGAGCGAATGTGAATCAATTGGAGTTGCAACCCTGCAGAAATGAGTGGATGTGCCTGAGTGGCTCCTCCAGACTTGTTCAGCACCGCGGACagctccctcatctctctcacaGACTGCCAgtcaaacagcaaacacaacaaccaCCCCACAGACCAAATACATCAGCTGGTTTATCGTGGATTTGGACCAACGTGAGGGGAACAAATTCGCCTCCTTTCTACTCAAATCaccgcccccacccccctctaAAAAAATCCTCTCCAGAACTGCTGCAGTTTTTGGAGAAATAGCCCTTGTAGATTTGGGATTGAGattgagtggaaaaaaaaaatcagtttcccTGTTAGATTTGTGATAACAATCCCATTTTAGCGCTGTGAGATTGGCTCCTCAGTTCCCTCACCCAGAAAGTAATGAGCCAATTGAATTGGTTAGATAGGAGCCATGAGGGGGACAAAAGGTTTAATTCTCTGTAATCTGTCACAATCTACAGACTGACATCACCTCTCTGCCTGTCAGGAAAGAGAGACACccagagaaagagggagtgacggaggagaggagaggacatggAGATGtgaaggaagcagagagagggggatgaaaACTATGTTTGCACAGTCTTTAAGGCGGGAACAGAAAGACCTTGGCCCAAAAAATGGAGGGAGTACCCAACATGGACGCGCATGCACGAACGGGGACGCGCCTACACCTGGGCTAAAACTAACCAGCCTTGATTGTGCAGcgtatccaaaaaaaaaaaaaaaaaaaaaaaagggactgCTGCTTGAAAGGGACGATGGATTCActcagcagaaaataaataaatgacttcaTAACGACTAAACGGCTGATATCGTGACTCAGTGGGTGGGTTTGGTTTGCTCATGATTTCTGCGCTgcctgcacacactcacaaaactCGCAGCGTTTTCACGGAGCCGAGCGGGTAGTTACAACATGCACAGTTTCCTGTTCATCACATGTATGTAAAACAGCATCAGCATCCTGGCGGAGGTCTGAATGAAGCAGTGATGT containing:
- the cacng7b gene encoding voltage-dependent calcium channel gamma-7 subunit; this encodes MSSCSSRALTILSTVFGACGLLLVGVAVSTDYWLIMVEGIILQQNQSMEVKMALHSGLWRVCFVAGSENGRCVASEYFTEPDIEITTENTANILKMVRTATPFPMVSLLFVFTAFVISNIGHIRPQRTILAFVSGIFFILSGLSLVVGLVLYISSINDEVMNRPREPEQFFNYYYGWSFAFAASSFLLKEGAGVMSVYLFMKRYAEEEMYRPHPALYHPRLSESSDYSGQFLHPESSWPPPKRGRSTSEASSDISIQLNQAPPAPTKSNLQAGIQGSPPSGSSSAGSYQMPPQSAGYPSTHTLPRSHSSHPQGQALPMAMPPSPVPPPHYHTHMQMSASPC